In Pseudomonas fluorescens NCIMB 11764, a single window of DNA contains:
- a CDS encoding ferritin-like domain-containing protein: protein MTDMNKEAISVLNDLIETSKDGQEGFKTCAEDIKHPELKTLFIQRSADCATAASELQAAVRSMGGDPETSTSVSGDLHRRWVDVKAMFTGKDEEAVLNEAERGEDHALKAYKEAIEKINKHNLVGIRDLVERQYHGVQRNHDQVKALRNQARARS, encoded by the coding sequence ATGACCGACATGAATAAAGAAGCGATCTCTGTACTCAATGACCTGATTGAAACCAGCAAAGACGGTCAGGAAGGGTTCAAGACTTGCGCTGAAGACATCAAGCACCCAGAACTGAAAACGCTGTTCATCCAGCGCTCCGCCGACTGCGCTACGGCCGCTTCGGAGCTGCAAGCGGCTGTGCGTTCGATGGGTGGCGATCCGGAAACTTCCACCAGCGTCAGCGGTGATCTGCACCGTCGCTGGGTCGACGTGAAAGCCATGTTCACCGGCAAGGATGAAGAAGCTGTGCTGAACGAAGCCGAACGCGGTGAAGACCATGCGCTGAAGGCTTACAAAGAAGCCATCGAAAAAATCAACAAGCACAACCTGGTGGGCATTCGTGATCTGGTTGAACGTCAGTACCACGGCGTGCAACGCAATCACGATCAGGTGAAAGCCCTGCGTAACCAGGCTCGCGCACGCTCGTAA
- a CDS encoding DUF3820 family protein translates to MNPEKLELLITRQMPFGKYKGRIIADLPGQYLNWFAREGFPHGELGGLLALMQEIDHNGLSELLEPLRAKHGKPAPRH, encoded by the coding sequence ATGAACCCTGAAAAACTCGAACTGCTGATTACCCGTCAAATGCCCTTCGGCAAGTACAAGGGCCGCATCATTGCCGACCTGCCCGGCCAATACCTGAACTGGTTCGCCCGGGAAGGTTTCCCCCATGGCGAACTGGGCGGACTGCTGGCCTTGATGCAGGAAATCGATCACAACGGCCTGTCGGAGTTGCTTGAACCGCTGCGCGCCAAACACGGCAAACCCGCCCCTCGCCACTGA